GTCGTGACGAACAGGCGGTCGCCCTTGGCGTTATAGAGCATCTCCAGCGGCATGCCCTGCTGTCGCGGCCCGAAATCATCGATCTCGTGAAAGGAGAAGGACGCGGTCGTGGGGTCCCAGACCCCGGCCCAGAGTGTACCTTCCATCATGTTGGTGATGTGGACCACGGGCGGCACCGCGTTGGGCGAAAACATCACTTCGACCGGCGCAGATTTCGAAGGAGCCGGTTTGGACGACACGCGGTGCGTCGAGAGCACCGCACCGCTGCTGGCCTCGATCACCGTGATCGAATCACCCGCCTCGGACATGTCGGGCTTGACCGTGCTGGTGACCAGCACGCGGTCGATGCCATTGTGAATGGCGATTCCGTGCGGGTACCGCACTGACACCGGGGCGCCGTCGCCCGTGCGCACGACCTTGGTCGGCCGGTCTGTGACCGCATCGCCCATGATCACTGCGCTGGAGCCCATGCAGGTCAGGTACCAGGTGCGGTTGTCTTCCGACACCACTAGGTCTTCGAGCACCTGGCATTCCGGCACGTTGATGGCACGTAGGCGATAAGGAAAACGTGTCAGATCCACGGCATGCAGGACGCTCTTGTTCAACGCCGTGAGGTAGGCCTTGGTCCGGTCGCGGTTGAAAAAAATGTGGTGGGCGACAAGATCAGGCGGGAGCGGCACTTCCATCAAGATCTTCCCAAAATCGGCGGACTCGGGATCGATCTCCATGATCGCGATCCCTTCGCGGCGCACCGGCTGATTCGGCTTGCTCTCATAGTTGAGCAGCGCCAAGAGTTCAGCCGAGGCGATCGAGGTGCAGGAGAGGAATAGTAGGCCGATGCAGGTCAGAAGTCGGATGCGTCTCATGGCAGGCCTCCTTGGATAAAGTAGGGCGAATAAAAGAATCGTCAAAAGGGTACTCCTGTAGTGAGACCTACGCAAGAGCGCGTCGGTGAAATGGAAGCATTTGAGAAGGGTGGAGAGGAATGTTCCGACAAGCCGTCAGTGCCGCGAAGACCTCGTCTTCCTTCCAGCGGGGAGCTGCCTGAAGACTCACTTCTCGCAGCCGAACGGAAGCTTCACGATCCCCGTCGATCAGGATTTCACGGAGATCAGGCACGGAGCCGCCCGGGTCGTCTCATGAACAGCTCCGCGGCGGCAGATGACAGCAAAGGCAATCGTGTCTCGCTCACCCGGGTTACTTCGTTGCCCGGTAGACGGGCGAGAATGTGCCGGCACCGTCCTTTTTCAGAATGAAGACGATGCCCTTCCCGGGCCGATACAAGACCAGGTGGTCCGACTTGCCCGTGCCTCCATAGTCGAATGCGAACGCTCGGTCGGCGGATGAGGACAGGTCATACCCACCGATGCCGCTTCCGCCTGGATTTTGGTGGTACACGGGATAATAATTTCCCGTACCGTCTTTCTTGATGATGTAGAGTGCGCCGGTCCCGGGCCGATACAAGACGAGGTGATTGGTGGTGCCGGTGCCATCATAGTCGAAAGCAAAGACGTTGTCGGCTGAGACAGAAAGGTCAAAGCCGCCAATGCCGGAATGACTTTGATACACGGGGGTGAAGCCACCGGCGCCGTCCTTCTTTAGAATGAAAATGATGCCCTTGCCCGGCCGATAGAAGACCAGATGATCCGAGTTGCCTGTGCCGGTATAGTCCAACGGGAAGGCCCGGTCGTCCGGGGACGAGAGATCAAATCCCCCGATACCGGAGTGGCTCTGGTAGACGGGCGAGAACGTGTCGGGGCCGTCCTTTTTCAAGATGAACACGATGCCCTTCCCAGGCCGGTAGAACACCAGGTGGTCCAGCTTACCCGTACCGGCGTAGTCGAACGCAAAGGCCCGGTCGTCCGGCGACGACAGATCATAACCGCCAATGCCGCTGCCACCGGGCGTGTCTTTAACAATGGGGAAGTACGTTCCCACACCATCCTTCTTGAGGATGAACACCGCGCCTGTTCCAGGCCGGTACAGGACGAGGTGATTTGCTGTGCCGACACCGTCATAGTCGAAGGCAAACGCGCGGTCGTCCGGGGACGAGAGATCAAATCCCCCGATACCGGAATGGCTCTGGTAGGCGGGCGAGAACGTGCCGGGGCCGTCCTTTTTCAAGATGAACGCGATGCCCTTCCCCGGACTATAGAGCACCAAGTGATTCGACC
Above is a genomic segment from Nitrospira defluvii containing:
- a CDS encoding YncE family protein, whose protein sequence is MRRIRLLTCIGLLFLSCTSIASAELLALLNYESKPNQPVRREGIAIMEIDPESADFGKILMEVPLPPDLVAHHIFFNRDRTKAYLTALNKSVLHAVDLTRFPYRLRAINVPECQVLEDLVVSEDNRTWYLTCMGSSAVIMGDAVTDRPTKVVRTGDGAPVSVRYPHGIAIHNGIDRVLVTSTVKPDMSEAGDSITVIEASSGAVLSTHRVSSKPAPSKSAPVEVMFSPNAVPPVVHITNMMEGTLWAGVWDPTTASFSFHEIDDFGPRQQGMPLEMLYNAKGDRLFVTTAKPGFVNVYDNSDPRHPKFLQAIPAAAGAHHSLLSPDEHYLFVQNSLLNLDGMSDGSITVIDLEKGGRVMGSIDTLKSQGFNPNCIMLLPNHFLEGNLRARLILE